One genomic segment of Musa acuminata AAA Group cultivar baxijiao chromosome BXJ3-3, Cavendish_Baxijiao_AAA, whole genome shotgun sequence includes these proteins:
- the LOC103978991 gene encoding putative E3 ubiquitin-protein ligase RF298: MATVVAGDSSSLNPSFAIQEAGSRNKRKFHADLPLVDSNALADALQTELPNFDLFPAEQTSEIPSLEHHEGECDMCRTHMFGFKEGPELDEFQDVDWSCLTESQLEEILLDNLDVVFMTAIKMITSHGYTKEVATSAVLSSGLCYGYKDTVSNVVDNALALLRRGQQVDSSSKENISKNLKELEKRVLAEMISVLRGVRPFISTGEALWCLLMSDANVTHACAMDSSSSNAVISDEYLGTSVAAKLESRSESNDTIPVSSKSNVRGVIPCSDSAQQSEPGKMMVIPSLPHGKFSASNENDLVSKPKAMKESLISSSNHVGESSSSIVSRSPQEEKSVSGKKVHVGCSKKGTVQHRSVHVEKSYRPLGTKAVSRACRQSGSGSLIMDRKCKQISDATSISLKSSSLKPGEATGTEKSFADANLNLSFSHGYSSSPTGGRKEVTSRSMTPTTDTELSLSLSSGSSIALSPTQESNVDAANCSSNGMIHSGTTFRDWIPEDKKDEMLLILVPLMRELQVQLQDWSDWAQEKVMQAARRLNKEKVELQILRQEKEEAACLQKEMQTLEENTRKKLAEMELAISKASAQVERANAAARRLEFENTQLRLGMEAAKLHAAQSEANCQEASRREMKTLKMFQSWEKQQIMFQEELANEKHQLSQLQQQLEQVKELQDQSEARWRQEEKMKNEALAEISAERNEREQIETSAKSQENALRLKAENDLQRCKSDIRRLEQQIAQLRQVTNLSILAAPRWGTERTYACRLLGGSKNINANILVDIVDSQDSASEELQRERECVMCLSEEMSVVFLPCAHQVVCTKCNELHEKQAMKDCPSCRTPIQRRVSVRLADR; encoded by the exons ATGGCGACAGTGGTTGCTGGTGATAGTAGTTCTCTGAATCCATCTTTTGCTATCCAAGAAGCAGGAAGCAGGAACAAGAGAAAATTCCATGCTGATCTGCCGCTGGTGGACTCAAATGCGCTAGCCGATGCATTGCAAACAGAGTTGCCGAATTTTGATTTGTTCCCCGCAGAGCAAACCTCCGAGATTCCCAGCCTCGAACACCATGAGGGCGAGTGTGATATGTGTAGGACTCATATGTTTGGGTTCAAAGAGGGACCAGAGTTGGATGAATTCCAAGATGTTGATTGGAGTTGCCTCACAGAATCCCAGCTTGAGGAAATCTTGCTTGATAACTTGGATGTGGTCTTTATGACCGCAATTAAGATGATAACTTCTCATGGGTACACTAAGGAAGTTGCAACGAGTGCTGTATTGAGCTCAGGGCTCTGTTATGGTTATAAGGATACCGTATCTAATGTTGTGGACAATGCATTGGCATTGCTGAGGAGAGGACAACAGGTGGATTCCTCTTCCAAAGAGAACATTTCCAAGAATTTGAAGGAGTTGGAGAAGAGGGTGTTGGCGGAGATGATTAGTGTGCTTAGAGGGGTTCGACCATTTATTAGTACAGGTGAGGCCTTATGGTGCTTACTGATGTCCGATGCTAATGTTACCCATGCTTGTGCAATGGACAGCAGTTCATCAAACGCTGTCATTAGTGATGAGTACTTGGGCACTTCTGTTGCCGCAAAGTTAGAATCAAGGTCGGAGTCCAATGACACTATTCCAGTAAGTTCTAAAAGTAATGTTCGAGGAGTCATACCTTGTTCTGATAGTGCCCAGCAATCTGAACCTGGAAAGATGATGGTGATCCCAAGTCTACCTCATGGAAAGTTCTCAGCCTCTAATGAGAATGACCTGGTTTCAAAACCTAAAGCTATGAAAGAAAGTTTGATTTCTTCATCGAACCATGTTGgagaatcttcttcttcaatagtTTCTCGGTCTCCTCAAGAAGAGAAATCAGTTAGTGGTAAAAAGGTCCATGTAGGTTGTTCCAAAAAAGGAACTGTCCAACACAGGTCAGTACATGTTGAGAAGAGCTATCGACCACTGGGAACTAAAGCGGTTTCGAGAGCATGTAGACAAAGTGGCTCGGGTAGCTTAATCATGgataggaaatgcaaacaaatctCAGATGCTACAAGCATAAGTTTGAAGAGCTCCTCATTGAAGCCAGGGGAGGCTACAGGAACTGAGAAATCATTTGCAGATGCTAACCTTAACCTTTCTTTTAGTCATGGATACTCATCTAGCCCCACAGGCGGCAGAAAAGAAGTTACCAGCAGATCAATGACACCAACTACAGACACTGAACTCTCTCTATCGCTGTCTTCAGGAAGCAGCATTGCTCTTAGTCCTACACAAGAGTCTAATGTTGATGCTGCAAATTGCAGCAGTAATGGTATGATCCATTCTGGCACAACGTTCAGAGATTGGATCCCAGAGGACAAGAAGGATGAAATGCTGCTCATATTAGTTCCCCTGATGCGTGAACTCCAGGTGCAGCTGCAAGATTGGTCTGACTGGGCCCAGGAAAAGGTGATGCAGGCTGCCCGAAGGCTGAACAAGGAGAAGGTTGAGCTCCAAATTCTGagacaagaaaaagaagaagcagcCTGTCTCCAGAAAGAGATGCAAACTCTAGAAGAGAATACCAGGAAGAAGCTTGCTGAGATGGAACTTGCAATATCAAAGGCAAGTGCGCAGGTTGAAAGGGCTAATGCTGCTGCCCGCAGGCTTGAATTTGAGAATACACAGCTAAGGCTTGGAATGGAAGCTGCAAAACTACATGCAGCACAATCAGAGGCAAATTGTCAAGAAGCTTCAAGAAGGGAGATGAAGACTCTTAAAATGTTCCAGTCATGGGAAAAACAGCAAATAATGTTTCAAGAGGAGCTTGCAAATGAAAAGCATCAGCTTTCTCAGCTGCAGCAGCAACTTGAACAAGTCAAGGAACTTCAAGATCAATCCGAG GCTAGGTGGAGGCAAGAAGAAAAGATGAAGAATGAGGCACTTGCAGAGATCAGTGCTGAAAGAAACGAGCGGGAGCAGATTGAGACTTCAGCAAAATCACAGGAAAATGCATTAAGATTGAAAGCAGAAAATGATTTGCAAAGATGCAAAAGCGATATTCGCAGGCTTGAGCAGCAGATTGCGCAACTAAGGCAAGTCACCAACTTGTCTATTCTTGCTGCTCCGAGGTGGGGAACAGAAAGAACCTATGCGTGCCGCCTTTTGGGTGGAAGCAAGAACATCAATGCCAATATTTTGGTCGACATAGTGGACTCCCAGGATTCGGCATCTGAAGAACTACAACGTGAAAGGGAATGCGTCATGTGCTTATCCGAGGAGATGTCTGTTGTTTTCCTTCCCTGTGCCCACCAAGTTGTTTGCACCAAATGCAATGAGCTCCATGAAAAGCAGGCCATGAAAGACTGCCCTTCTTGTAGGACTCCCATTCAGCGAAGGGTTTCGGTTCGCTTGGCAGACCGTTAG